In the genome of Thermomicrobium sp. 4228-Ro, the window GTCGAGATAGAAGAGAATGGCATCCCCAACGTAATAGCCGTTCGGTGAGACACACACCATCTGTTTGGCTTGCCCCGGCTGAAAACCCTGGAACGAGTTGATCGAGAGATAGTTGAGCAGGCGGAAAGCATCCGGACCGCGCACGTACAGATTCGTCATGTGGTAGGACTGCTCGAACAGGACGACCGTTTCGCGCCACCCGCGCTGTTCATCCCGCCAGTTGCTGAACTCCGGCGGCACGTTCGGCCAGAAGCGCCCACCCGTCGGGTTGTTGTAGAGAAGCTGCTGGAGATTCGGGTTCGTCTCGACGAGTTCCTGGAGATTGCGAGCCCTAGCGGCCATCGACGTTCCTCCCCACTACACACTCGCCACGCCTGCAGCGTGCTCCGTTCAGCCGATCCCTACTCCTCTCGCTCACCGGATCACGTCGGGGATTGCTCGCATATCAGATCATATACGACATCATGCACCATGTCAACACCAGATCACCAGGAAAGTTGCCGGTCGGCTGCGCTGATACTGGCACGCGACGGGACAACATGCCGCTCCACGGTGCTGCCCGCTGGCTCCGCACCGGAGATCCTTCTCCGCAAGTGCTGTCCCCCGCACACTGCCCGCTCCTCAATTACCCCAGCCGGTGCGAACGAGGCGCTAGCGATCGACATAGGCGGGCAGAAAAGCCTCCGAGGGAGGCACGACCGCGACGAAACCGGTACCGGCAAAGTCCTCGACGGGTGCCGCCTCATCGAACCAGCTCCGTGGCGGGACATGTCCCCAGAGCGTCTGCCGCCGTGGATCGTTCAGCATCCACACCACCGGCTCAAAGTCCGGATCGGGGATGAGATAGTCTCCAGCATACAACTCGATACGGTTGCCGTCCGGATCGCGCAGGTAGAGAAACATCGCGTTGGAAATGCCGTGCCGTCCCGGCCCTCGCTCGATGCAGCGCCCATATCCAGCCGCCGCGATCACATCGGCCGCACGCGTGACCGCCGATGCCTCCCCGAGCCAGAAGCCGATATGGTGCAACCGCGGACCGGGTCCGGTCATCAGCGCGACATCGTGCACTGTCTGCTTGCGCCGAAGCCAGATGGCCCAAACTCGCGGCGGGTCGTCCTCGGTGATCGTGACTTCGGAGACAGCGAAGCCCAGCATCCGATACCAGTCGATGCCCCGCTCGATCGCCGGTGTATGCACGTTGACGTGGTCGATTCGGAGCACGTGCGTCCCGCGGTGCCGATGGTACTGCTGCAGCAACCGCTCGACGCGCTCGACGCGATGGTAGAACTCGATGGGAAAACCGAGCGGGTCTTGTATCCGCAACGCTCGGCCCTGTCCGCGTTCAGCCCCTTCCTCGATCCACCGAACCGGGAGCCCCCGTTCGCGGGCCAGCTGCTCCAGTGCCAGGAGGTCTTCCTCCGCGGCCACACGAAAGGCGAAGTGACCGAGACCAGGTGTTGCCGCCTGCCGCAGGATGAGACTGTGGTGCTCCCACTCCTCGATACCACGCAGGTACAGGCGGTCAGCGTCCCGCTCGGTCTCGAAGAAGCCGAGAACATCGACGTAGAAGGCACGCGCTCGCTCGAGATCCGTCACGCGTAACTCGACGTGCCCGGTCTTCAGGATCGTGAACGACGGTTCCCTCGCCACTGCACACCCACCTTCCGTCCATGCTCACTCATCCGCACCCATCCGCGGGATCCGGTGACGCCCGAGCGCGAGATGGACCGTCTTCAGCTCGGTATAGAACTCGAACGAATAGACACCCCCTTCCCGGCCGATCCCACTCTCCTTCATCCCACCGAATGGCGTTCGGAGATCGCGGACATTCTGGGAATTCACCCACACCATCCCCGATTCGATCCCTCGCGCCATGCGCAAGGCCCGACTCGTGTCGTTCGTCCAGACATAGGCCGCCAGGCCATACCGCACACCGTTGGCGATACGGAGCGCCTCCTCCTCAGTGGAGAAGGGAATGACACTCAGAACGGGGCCGAAAATCTCCTCCTGGGCGATCCGCATCGTCGGCGCGACATCCACGAAGACGGTCGGCAGCAGGTAGTTCCCGCGCGCCAGCTCTGGATCTTCCGGTCGACGCCCACCGGTAGCGAGTATCGCCCCTTCCTCTTGCCCAATCTCGACGTACCGCAGCACTCGTTCGAGATGCTTGCGGTGAATGAGCGGCCCCACTTCTGTCGCTCGATCGAGCGGATGGCCGACGCGGATCCGCTGAACTC includes:
- the hpaD gene encoding 3,4-dihydroxyphenylacetate 2,3-dioxygenase, producing the protein MAREPSFTILKTGHVELRVTDLERARAFYVDVLGFFETERDADRLYLRGIEEWEHHSLILRQAATPGLGHFAFRVAAEEDLLALEQLARERGLPVRWIEEGAERGQGRALRIQDPLGFPIEFYHRVERVERLLQQYHRHRGTHVLRIDHVNVHTPAIERGIDWYRMLGFAVSEVTITEDDPPRVWAIWLRRKQTVHDVALMTGPGPRLHHIGFWLGEASAVTRAADVIAAAGYGRCIERGPGRHGISNAMFLYLRDPDGNRIELYAGDYLIPDPDFEPVVWMLNDPRRQTLWGHVPPRSWFDEAAPVEDFAGTGFVAVVPPSEAFLPAYVDR